TTAACTAAAGAACCAAAATCCCCACTAGGATTAGAAAATAATCTTGCTGAACTATTTTCTACACCTTGCGCCTTTAAAGCTAAAGCGTGTTTACGAATAAAATTATGATCTTCCGGTTCCTCAGCTTCAGCAGCACGTAGGAATAAATCATCTAATAATTCAATAATATTGACAAAACTATCCCTAAATATTCCTGACAAATTCGCTAAAACATCAATGCGCGGATGTCCTACCTCTGCTAAAGGTTTCAACTCATAGCGAACAATCCGCCCTGTTCCTTCCTTAACAGGTTCAGCGCCCACTAATTCCAACAAAATACCAAGCGATTCCCCCTTAGTTTTAATTGCATCCAAACCCCATAACATTACTGCTACTGTTTCAGGATAGTTACCGTGTTCTTTGAGGTGTTGAGCAAGGATTTTCTGAGCAATTTCCCTTCCCCTTTCATAAGCAGCAGGAGAAGGCATTCTATAAGGATCTAAAGCATGGATATTTCGCCCCGTAGGTAATACCCCTAAACCATCCCGCAACAAATCTCCGCCTGGTGCTGGTGGAATATATTCCCCATTCAAACCTCGCAACAAATTTGTTAATTCATCGCTAGTTTGCATTAACAAGTTGCGGATTTGTTGCGCTTCCTCTTGGAGTTGTGACAACCCGACGCCATCTTTCTCCGTTGACTGGGAGGGGGTAAGAGAAGATGTTTTCTTTACCCCCCCGTTAACGGAAGGATTAGCAGGGATTTGATTAGATGCGATCGCACTCACAGTATCCCCAGATAACTCCTCCCCAAAATAAGCTTCAAGATAACTAACTAACTCCTCTTGATTTGGTACTTCTCCGAAAGTATGTAACCCAGAGGAAAACAACCGACTTTCTAAAACTTGTAGATACTCGTACAACTTCACCAAATAACGATTAAACACATCTGCGCTAAACATCCGCGCATTTTCAGGAGTAAACTCAATCCCTAAACGTTTAGCATCTTCAAACGGACAATCAGCATCTAAGCCTATATCTACAATTTTTTTACAAATAGCTTCCTTCAGCGCATAATTTTTTTGAGGATCTTCCCGATATTCAGTGATTAAATCCCGTAGTGCCACTAATTCTTTATATAAACCAGCACGACCATAAGGCGGTACATTATGGGAAATAATCACACCATAACCTCGGCGCTTTGCCAGCATAGATTCTGAGGGATTATTCGCTGCATATATATATAGATTAGGCAAATCTCCCAACAGAATATCTGACCAAGAATAACCCGTATTACCTAAAGGCGATCCAGGCAACCATTCCACAGTACCGTGCATTCCAAAATGCACTATCGCATCAGCTTGATAGTCATTTTGCAACCATTTATAAAAAGCAGCATATTGAGGATGGGGAGTTAAATCTTTCTCAAACATCAACCGCATTGGATCGCCAGCAATTCCTAAAGGCGGTTGTACCCCAATCCAGACATTACCAAGTTGCACACCACCAACCAGAAACTCATCCCCAAAAGTATTAATCCCCGTACCAGTCAGAGATTTCCATTGTTTCTCAATCCAGTGCGATCGCAAATACCCCAACCACTTCTCCAACCTTCTCACATTAACCGTAGTAGTTAATAACGATTTATCTTTTCCCCCTACAGCCAACCCATCCGCTACATCCATTACCTCGTCTGCTTCTTTTACCCATCGAATTAATTCTTCCCCATCTTCAGGTAACTCGCCAACATCGTAACCTTCATCTTTGAGTGCTTGGAGAAATTTCAAGAGCGACCGCGGTACATTTAATAACGCTGCTGTACCAGTCGCACCATAACCAGGCGGGAAACCATAAAGAATAACTGCAATTTTTCTTTCAGATGGCGGCTTTTGTCGTAAATTAATCCAACTTTTCAACCTACCAGTAAGACGCTTAACCCGTTCAGGAATCAGATAAATATCTTCTCCTACCAAACCACCCAAAGCAACTGTATCAATAGCCCCATCTAATTCCGGCAAAGCATATAAAACAACACTTTGCAGCCCTCCCACACCTTGGCGCGTCCAAGAATGAATATCCTGAATTAGCAGAGGCGCAGCCACAATATAAGGTACATTCTTAGCACTAAGAATACGCTTCGCTACTTCTACCTGTCTCCCAGCTTCCATCGAACCAGCAGGGCCACCTACTAGGGGAAAACCAATTGTCGAAACGATCGCATCTACCTTTACGGCATCACTAGATAAAGATTGAATTTCCACCTTACCTTGCTGCCGTTGTTGCTGTTCATAAGCCGTAGTCATCCAATCTCTAACAGCAACATGACCTTCAACCCCATTAATAAATATCGGTAAAGGAATTAATCCAGCTTCCTCAAAATAACGAATTAATTGAGCAATATAAGGTTGCTTCGTAACAACGTGCTTACGATAAAGCAAAATCCCCACAACTGGTAATTCCCTAGCCGAAGATTTACTCCCCCCAAAAGCCTTCCCACCCACCAACAGCCCATCCGTTAAATCCGTTCCAAAATCCCTCCCTCCCACAGACAACCCATCCGTTGCCAACCAGTCTATATATTGACGCGGCGATTCAAAATAACCCTGATACTCAGGATGAAGTAATCCCATATTCGGGGTTTCAAGAGGTGGCGGAATGTCTCCTACCTTCAGCCCTAAGTATTTTTCCCCCAGCGTCCAGAACATTGAAGCGACATTATCTGATCCGCCAGCATTCCAATAACCATAAATAATTAGCCAGTTGCGTAAGTCTTGCACCTTCTGCACTGGCACAAATTTCAGTAATTTAGGGCCAATCTTCAAAAAGCTAATATAACCAGCCAAACGGTCTTCTTCTCGTCCATTGCTGAATTTATCCAGAATAAACTTCACTGGTTTGGGCATCCCCTTGGGGTTATCCCCAATTTTGAACGCGCCTATCTGAGTCAGGCTCATTAATTCTAAGGCTGATTCAAATACAAGGCGGATGGGGATAGCACAGATGCGATCGCGCAACCACAGCACTTGATCATAATCAAATATTAGACTGCCAAAAAACACATCAGCGCCTGCTAGTGCCGCTTCTACCGTGTCGGGTTCGGTAGTGATAGAGCGATCGCTAAACACTCGAATATCTAACTCTGGGCATCTAGCTTGAGCCAATAGAGCCGCTTTCCGGTACAAGTCAGCATTAAATGATTCAAACCCAGCAATCAATACTATGCGTTTCATGCCCAAAGTCGAAAAGTGTTTCTATTCTCGATCTTAAGGCTGTTGTTGAATTAAAACAGAAAACAAGCTTTACTGATTGCCGAACACTTAATCCTGCCTCCTCTGGTGTCGCGTCGCGCAGTATGGGCGTAGTGCATAACAGGAACCCTGTTGCGGGGTGGGCTTTTGGTTTAATCTTTTTTAAGATTGCTCTACATTAAAAGCAAATTTTTAATATTACAGTTACTCATACACATTGATCCGGTTATTTTTAAAGAAAAATTCCCAAAAAATATTAAATCCCTAGCCATTGCGATCGCTATTACCAGGTAGCGTTACGCTCTTCACCCTGGTAAGTCAGCATTCAAGGATCTTCTAGCTATTTATTCAAACCTATAATTACGGGAACATTTTTAGCCAATTAAACGACTTAATCTTATTGCCTTATAAAAAAATGCTAGACAAAAAAATATTTTTTATCTCAAAGTTTTCTGGAACATTTAAATAACTACTAACGACTAAGAAAGTAACAAAGCAAAACAACACACAACCAATTTACGGAAGTAACTATGAAACTCTCTTTGAAATCTGCTCTTAAAATTTCCATCCTTTCTGCTCTCGCAATTGCTCCTGTTTTAATGTCTGGTAACGGTGCTTCTGCCCAAACAGTTCAAACTGGTAAAGGACTAAATGAAAGTTACATCGGCGCTGGTGTGGGAACAGGCATTACTAATCCTGAAGGACAAGATTCTAAAGTAGGTGGCAATATTTCAGCCCGTGTAACTATTCCCCAATCTCCAGTTTCAATACGTGGTCAGGTACTATACAACGACCAAACCAGTGCCATCTCCCCTAGACTTACTTATGATCTTCCTGTAGCTAAAGACACCAACGTATTCTTCGGTGGCGGATATAACTTTGTACAAAAAGATTCACCCACCTATAGTCCATTAGGCGATAAGAATGCTCCAGTGGTAACTTTAGGGGCTGAACGGAAACTTGGTGATAACATTGTTCTCTACGGCAATGCTGATTTGGGAATCAACGCTTTTGAAGGTAACGATCGCCAAGCTTTTAGCATTCAAGCTGGTGCAGGTGTTAATTTACGTTAATAGGCGAGCATTTTAGATAGCCCTTGTTTTCAGTCGTAAAACATCTTAACTGAAGTGATTGATACCCATAAAGACCGAACAATTTGTTCGGTCTTTTATCTTTTAAGTAAATAGCCCCTCCCCGCAGGTTTGGGGTAGGCTAAAATAGCGCTTATAGGTTTAATTCTATTGATTTACTTATTTGTAAAATATACTTTTAAATTTAATCTGTGGTCTTCAATAAGCCGCGTTTGACTCCATAAAGTAATCGATCAATCACAATATGTTCTGCTTCAGTAAGTGATTTTTCAAGTAATACTGTTTTCAATATTAGACGCTCGGTATGAGTAATGATGCCAGCCGCCAAAATCTCATACACTAACGGCTCGATATTGGTTTGGGATGGAGAAGCTACTGCTAGCATTTTACTCAGGGAACTCTATGCTTTCAGTATCAGTCGCATTTATCTATCTTTAGGTGATTGCAAAGTATCAATGTTTGTGAGATTACTGTATTAAAAGGGTGATTTGAGGTTGTGGTAAACGTGACGATAGTAGCAAATTATTGTGATTGAGATCACTTTGCTATTGGGTATAGTGAAAGCAAATTAATTGTCCAAAATTTGGATTTCGTCTAGCTGTGAGATCGCCACATCCGCAGATTCCAAGTGTGCCGCCGCAGGTTTCCCCCAGCAAATACCGATACAACCAGCAGCCCCACCATTGCGCCCCATTTCAATATCTCCAGCAGAGTCACCCACCATCAGCGTAGCGCTAGGTTCTACCCCAAGCTTGTCACAAGCTTGTAAAAATAAAGCTGGATCAGGTTTAGTTAAACCTTGATCAACTCCCATGATTAATTGAATATAATCATTTAGCTGATGCCGATCAACAAAAGCTTGGACAGACTGAGTTCTAGCTGCTGAGAGAATTCCTAATTTCAATCCCGCGTTATATAGCAATTGCAGCACTTCCAAACTGCCAGTAAATAAGGGAGAAGCAGGGGCAGATTTTAAAAATTGGTCAGCTTCATCAAAAGCACGATGTGCGATCGCTCTTGACTCTAACCATCCTTTACCAGTTTCGGCAATATAGGCAGCAGAAGCAATTTCCGTTTCTTGACGGCTACCCACAGCTAACAACCCAGTTGGATCAAGCTGATTGCCATCAATACCATACGCCATCAACAAAGGCTCACCAATACCTGGAACTTGAGCATCGATCAGTCGAGCGCGTTTTTGCCCCAAGTTTCTCAAAAACTCTTGCGAATCTTCCAGCGTGCCATCTTTATCAAAAATCACCGCCTGGATATTTGGGAAAATAACTTCCCGACAGCGAATTGTTACCAATTGTTTTAACTCCATTTAAATAAAATAAACATAAAAAAAGAGGGAATTTCCCTCTTTTTTTATGTTCTCAATGCGATCGCTATTCTGCTTCAATCGCTACGGGAATATCCTCTTCAACCGCAGGGGGGATATCTTCTTCAATCGCTGCGGGAATATCTTCTTCAACTGCCGAGGGAATATCTTCTTCCATTGCAGAGGGAATATCTTCTTCCATTGCAGAGGGGATATCTTCTTCCATCCCTTCCGTTGCTACAGCTTCAGAGCCTTCAACAGTCAGCCCTTGCTGTTTAGCCAGCATTTGCTCCCTGTACTTAGCAGCCATTTCTTCTGCCATATCATAAACGCGATCGCGATTCTTGATCATGTCACCAGGCTCTGGTTCAAGCTGCTTAGTAGACAGTGAAATCCGACCACGTTCAGCATCTAAATCAATGATCATCACCTTAACTTCATCATTGACATTAAAGACACTGTGAGGAGTGTCAATATGATCGTGTGAAATTTCCGAAATGTGTAGCAACCCACTGACACCACCAATGTCAATGAAAGCACCATAAGGCTTAATACCGCGAACAGACCCAATCACCACTTCACCAACTTCCAGGCGATTCATCTTACGCTCAACCAAAGCTCTGCGATGGCTGAGAACTAAGCGGTTGCGGTCTTCATCTACCTCTAAAAATTTCAGTGGCAGTTCTTCGCCCACCAAATCTTCTTTTGGTTTACGAGTACTGATGTGAGAGCCAGGAATAAAACCACGCAATCCCTCAATCCGCACCAGCGCCCCACCACGATTGGTCGCAAATACCAAAGAGCGTACAGTCGCGTCTTCTGCTTGCAATTGACGCACCCGCTCCCAAGCCCGCATATATTCGATGCGACGAATAGAAAGAGTTAGCTGTCCATCTTCATTCTCGTCCGTCAGAATGAAAAATTCCCGTGTCTCGTTAGACTGTAGAACTTCTTCAGGGGCATCAACTCGGTTGATTGACATCTCCTGAATGGGAATGTATGCAGCAGTTTTAGCACCAATGTCAATCAGAGCGCCCCTAGGCTCCAGACTGAATACGGTACCGGCGACGACATCACCAGGACTAAAGTGGTAATCATATTTATCGAGTAAGGCGGCAAAATCGTCGTGAGTAAAGCCAATATCTGTAGCGGTTGTTTTCTGACTGACCATGTGCGTTTGTATTCCTAGTTATTTTCTCCGTAGCTACTGTGCCTCCTGTCGATGTACACGCACGTTTACAGTGTGCAGCCTACACCTACATTGCTCTATCGAAACCTATTTTAGGTGATTAGATCGGGAATTTGACAGTCCAGAAAGGTTATTATAACCTACTGGGTTATTCAAACTCCAAATTTATTTACAAACTATTCAGGTTAAATTCGATTAAGAATGAGTGATGAAAGAAGGCTCAGATTCCATATCACTAGAATCTGATGGGGAATGCTCTAAACTGGTGGAAGCATTTTTAGTTGATTTCTTATGAGGAAGCTCAATCGGATTTTGAAGATGATTTAAAGTATCTACAAAATCTCTGATACCTTGAAAGTGACGATATACAGAAGCAAAACGCACATACGCCACTTCACTCAATGAGCGTAAGTTTCGTAGAACTAACTCACCAATTTCAT
Above is a window of Oculatellaceae cyanobacterium DNA encoding:
- the bchH gene encoding magnesium chelatase subunit H — its product is MKRIVLIAGFESFNADLYRKAALLAQARCPELDIRVFSDRSITTEPDTVEAALAGADVFFGSLIFDYDQVLWLRDRICAIPIRLVFESALELMSLTQIGAFKIGDNPKGMPKPVKFILDKFSNGREEDRLAGYISFLKIGPKLLKFVPVQKVQDLRNWLIIYGYWNAGGSDNVASMFWTLGEKYLGLKVGDIPPPLETPNMGLLHPEYQGYFESPRQYIDWLATDGLSVGGRDFGTDLTDGLLVGGKAFGGSKSSARELPVVGILLYRKHVVTKQPYIAQLIRYFEEAGLIPLPIFINGVEGHVAVRDWMTTAYEQQQRQQGKVEIQSLSSDAVKVDAIVSTIGFPLVGGPAGSMEAGRQVEVAKRILSAKNVPYIVAAPLLIQDIHSWTRQGVGGLQSVVLYALPELDGAIDTVALGGLVGEDIYLIPERVKRLTGRLKSWINLRQKPPSERKIAVILYGFPPGYGATGTAALLNVPRSLLKFLQALKDEGYDVGELPEDGEELIRWVKEADEVMDVADGLAVGGKDKSLLTTTVNVRRLEKWLGYLRSHWIEKQWKSLTGTGINTFGDEFLVGGVQLGNVWIGVQPPLGIAGDPMRLMFEKDLTPHPQYAAFYKWLQNDYQADAIVHFGMHGTVEWLPGSPLGNTGYSWSDILLGDLPNLYIYAANNPSESMLAKRRGYGVIISHNVPPYGRAGLYKELVALRDLITEYREDPQKNYALKEAICKKIVDIGLDADCPFEDAKRLGIEFTPENARMFSADVFNRYLVKLYEYLQVLESRLFSSGLHTFGEVPNQEELVSYLEAYFGEELSGDTVSAIASNQIPANPSVNGGVKKTSSLTPSQSTEKDGVGLSQLQEEAQQIRNLLMQTSDELTNLLRGLNGEYIPPAPGGDLLRDGLGVLPTGRNIHALDPYRMPSPAAYERGREIAQKILAQHLKEHGNYPETVAVMLWGLDAIKTKGESLGILLELVGAEPVKEGTGRIVRYELKPLAEVGHPRIDVLANLSGIFRDSFVNIIELLDDLFLRAAEAEEPEDHNFIRKHALALKAQGVENSSARLFSNPSGDFGSLVNDRVVDSNWESGEELGDTWRDRNVFSYGRKDKGQARPEILDQLLNKCDRIVQEIDSVEYGLTDIQEYYANTGGLKKAAEKKQGKKVSASFVESFSKDTTPRNLEDLLRMEYRTKLLNPKWADAMANQGSGGAYEISQRMTALIGWGGTADFTDSWVYDQAADTYALDAEMAKKLREANPEAFRNIVGRMLEANGRGFWQPEQEKLEKLRELYQLTDEKIEGVTVG
- a CDS encoding HAD family hydrolase — translated: MELKQLVTIRCREVIFPNIQAVIFDKDGTLEDSQEFLRNLGQKRARLIDAQVPGIGEPLLMAYGIDGNQLDPTGLLAVGSRQETEIASAAYIAETGKGWLESRAIAHRAFDEADQFLKSAPASPLFTGSLEVLQLLYNAGLKLGILSAARTQSVQAFVDRHQLNDYIQLIMGVDQGLTKPDPALFLQACDKLGVEPSATLMVGDSAGDIEMGRNGGAAGCIGICWGKPAAAHLESADVAISQLDEIQILDN
- a CDS encoding S1 RNA-binding domain-containing protein, whose product is MVSQKTTATDIGFTHDDFAALLDKYDYHFSPGDVVAGTVFSLEPRGALIDIGAKTAAYIPIQEMSINRVDAPEEVLQSNETREFFILTDENEDGQLTLSIRRIEYMRAWERVRQLQAEDATVRSLVFATNRGGALVRIEGLRGFIPGSHISTRKPKEDLVGEELPLKFLEVDEDRNRLVLSHRRALVERKMNRLEVGEVVIGSVRGIKPYGAFIDIGGVSGLLHISEISHDHIDTPHSVFNVNDEVKVMIIDLDAERGRISLSTKQLEPEPGDMIKNRDRVYDMAEEMAAKYREQMLAKQQGLTVEGSEAVATEGMEEDIPSAMEEDIPSAMEEDIPSAVEEDIPAAIEEDIPPAVEEDIPVAIEAE